The following proteins are encoded in a genomic region of Fervidobacterium pennivorans DSM 9078:
- a CDS encoding potassium channel family protein: MPKKESKKAFGTVEKNIQNRVKNALVSIFLIFLIGTLYYWLFEGYSLIDAMFFVGITISTVGYGMHEELSNFGKFFTLMLILAGLSVVLYNLSYVTALLVEGELIKLMKQRRVERKVSKIKDHIIVVGAGNIGTQVINQLLRLNEQVVAIDNLVTEEELREKITDSSKTKNIVFVKGDATNEEVLLRAGIKNARALVTTLPNDVLNIFVALTAKNLNANIYIVSNISNLSNLTKFIYAGVDHPIATAEIAGLKIVEALTFLKKRENIIDVLNISDKAFQVEIIDIKNTKLAGKKIEELRLKEKYNVYIIGLLKDKNLVLGPSKNEVLRDDSKAVLFGEINGLSKFREEFLNS, encoded by the coding sequence ATGCCGAAAAAGGAATCGAAAAAAGCTTTTGGAACCGTAGAAAAAAACATACAAAACAGAGTAAAAAATGCCTTAGTAAGTATTTTTCTTATATTTCTAATTGGTACTTTGTACTACTGGTTGTTCGAAGGTTACTCACTTATAGATGCTATGTTCTTTGTTGGAATAACCATATCTACAGTTGGTTACGGAATGCATGAGGAACTTTCGAACTTCGGTAAGTTTTTCACACTGATGCTTATACTTGCCGGATTGTCAGTTGTTTTGTACAACCTGTCGTATGTAACAGCTTTGCTAGTTGAAGGTGAATTAATCAAACTGATGAAACAAAGAAGAGTAGAAAGAAAGGTGTCGAAGATAAAGGACCATATAATCGTTGTTGGGGCAGGAAATATAGGAACGCAGGTGATAAACCAATTACTTAGGTTGAACGAACAAGTTGTCGCAATAGATAACCTTGTGACAGAGGAAGAACTAAGGGAAAAGATAACAGACAGTTCAAAGACCAAGAACATAGTTTTTGTAAAAGGGGACGCAACGAATGAAGAGGTATTACTAAGGGCAGGTATTAAAAACGCTAGGGCACTTGTCACCACTTTACCAAATGACGTACTCAACATCTTTGTCGCTTTAACTGCCAAAAACTTGAATGCAAATATATACATTGTTTCCAATATATCTAACTTGTCAAACTTAACAAAATTCATTTACGCAGGAGTAGACCATCCAATTGCAACAGCAGAAATAGCTGGATTGAAGATAGTTGAGGCGCTGACTTTTCTAAAAAAACGGGAAAATATCATAGATGTGCTAAACATATCAGATAAAGCCTTTCAAGTTGAAATAATCGATATTAAAAACACAAAACTTGCTGGCAAAAAGATAGAAGAACTGAGACTTAAGGAAAAGTACAATGTTTACATAATCGGCTTGTTGAAAGATAAAAACTTGGTTTTAGGTCCTTCGAAAAATGAGGTTTTGAGGGATGATAGCAAAGCGGTTCTATTTGGTGAAATAAACGGTCTCTCTAAGTTTAGGGAAGAATTTTTAAACAGCTAA
- the mtnA gene encoding S-methyl-5-thioribose-1-phosphate isomerase produces the protein MKAKAQTKGLKTMTMEWNGDALILIDQRRLPFEEVYVTCADYRAVALAIKEMVVRGAPAIGAAAAFGYVLGAKEITRKTYNYEQAMMQLKNVKETLARTRPTAVNLFWALDRMERKAVEHGKFEGLVRALEEEALKIAIEDIETNKAIGRHGAQLLEDGFTVLTHCNAGALATVDYGTALGVLRAAKEQGKRIKVYADETRPYLQGARLTAWELMKDGFDVTVISDNMAGWVMKQGKINAVIVGADRIAANGDVANKIGTYMVAVLAKRHGIPFYVAAPTSTIDMSIKSGSEIPIEERSHEEVATCGGKRIVPNNVNIYNPAFDVTDNELVTAIITEKGIIYPPYEENLKKLFEEGK, from the coding sequence ATGAAGGCGAAAGCTCAGACAAAAGGTTTGAAAACCATGACTATGGAGTGGAATGGAGATGCTTTAATACTTATCGACCAACGAAGGCTTCCTTTTGAAGAAGTCTACGTAACTTGCGCAGACTATCGTGCCGTTGCGCTTGCTATAAAAGAAATGGTTGTTCGAGGTGCTCCGGCTATAGGTGCAGCAGCAGCGTTCGGATATGTGCTGGGAGCAAAAGAGATAACAAGAAAAACTTACAATTACGAACAAGCTATGATGCAGCTGAAAAATGTGAAAGAAACCTTGGCGAGGACAAGACCAACAGCTGTGAATCTTTTCTGGGCACTAGACAGAATGGAACGGAAAGCTGTAGAACATGGAAAATTTGAAGGACTTGTTAGGGCGTTGGAAGAGGAAGCTTTGAAAATTGCAATTGAAGATATAGAAACTAACAAAGCCATTGGCAGACACGGTGCACAACTACTTGAAGATGGGTTTACAGTCTTGACACACTGTAACGCCGGCGCACTTGCAACTGTAGATTACGGGACGGCACTTGGTGTTCTAAGAGCGGCCAAAGAACAGGGCAAACGTATAAAAGTTTACGCAGATGAAACAAGACCATATCTACAAGGGGCAAGGCTTACCGCATGGGAATTGATGAAAGATGGTTTCGATGTCACTGTCATAAGTGACAACATGGCAGGATGGGTTATGAAACAAGGGAAAATCAACGCAGTTATCGTCGGAGCTGATAGAATTGCTGCCAACGGCGATGTGGCAAATAAGATAGGGACCTATATGGTTGCCGTTCTTGCGAAAAGACACGGCATCCCATTCTATGTTGCTGCTCCAACGAGTACGATAGATATGTCGATAAAGAGTGGTTCAGAAATACCAATTGAGGAGAGGTCTCACGAAGAAGTTGCAACTTGTGGTGGGAAAAGGATAGTTCCAAACAATGTGAATATCTACAATCCCGCTTTCGATGTGACTGACAACGAACTTGTCACAGCGATAATCACGGAGAAAGGGATAATTTATCCTCCGTACGAAGAAAATTTGAAAAAGTTGTTTGAAGAAGGAAAATAA
- the serS gene encoding serine--tRNA ligase gives MIDLKLLRKNPELFYEAIRKRNYSTEILDKIVELDREWRNYVNIVNNLKAKRNELSKIVAKLKAEGKNEEANEIIAESKKLGDEIAQYEAKEKELEDQMYNLALYVPNVPHESVPVGKDEAENVEVRRWGEPRKFDFKPKAHWDLGPELGMLDFDRGAKLSGSRFTVMFGEIARLERALAQFMLDTHTQNGYIEVNVPHLVKRETITATGQLPKFAEELYTCERDDLFLIPTAEVPLAALHIDEILEENQLPIKYTAFTPCYRREAGSYGKDVRGLIRQHQFEKVELVWYTTPERSFEDLEQLTRDAERILQLLGLPYRVVALCTGDLGFAAAKTYDIEVWLPSYNAYKEISSCSNDTDFQARRGNMRYRTKDGKLNYVHTLNGSGLAIGRTLVAIMENYQNPDGTITVPEVLRPYMKTDVIKPMK, from the coding sequence ATGATAGATCTCAAATTACTGAGAAAGAATCCAGAGTTATTCTACGAAGCAATTAGAAAAAGAAATTATTCTACTGAAATCCTTGACAAAATTGTGGAACTTGACAGAGAGTGGAGAAATTACGTAAATATCGTCAACAACCTAAAAGCAAAAAGAAATGAACTCTCTAAGATAGTTGCAAAATTAAAGGCAGAAGGCAAGAACGAAGAAGCGAATGAAATAATCGCCGAAAGCAAGAAACTTGGCGATGAAATTGCTCAATACGAGGCGAAAGAAAAAGAACTGGAAGACCAAATGTACAACTTGGCACTTTACGTACCAAACGTTCCACACGAAAGTGTGCCTGTTGGAAAGGACGAAGCTGAGAATGTCGAGGTTCGAAGGTGGGGCGAACCGAGGAAATTCGATTTCAAACCGAAAGCACACTGGGACCTCGGCCCTGAACTTGGCATGCTTGATTTTGACAGGGGTGCTAAGTTAAGTGGTTCGAGGTTCACTGTCATGTTTGGAGAAATTGCCAGACTTGAACGTGCTCTTGCTCAATTCATGCTTGATACTCACACACAGAACGGATATATAGAAGTCAACGTTCCGCATTTAGTTAAAAGGGAAACGATTACTGCGACGGGCCAGCTTCCAAAATTCGCAGAAGAACTTTACACATGTGAAAGAGATGATTTATTCCTCATCCCGACCGCGGAAGTTCCACTTGCCGCGCTACATATAGATGAAATTCTTGAAGAAAATCAACTTCCGATAAAGTACACAGCATTCACGCCATGTTACAGACGAGAAGCTGGAAGTTACGGGAAAGATGTGCGAGGTTTGATAAGGCAACATCAATTTGAAAAAGTTGAACTTGTCTGGTACACAACACCTGAACGCTCTTTTGAAGATTTGGAACAACTTACCCGCGATGCAGAGAGGATTCTCCAACTTCTTGGGTTACCTTACAGGGTTGTAGCGCTCTGCACCGGTGACCTTGGTTTTGCAGCTGCGAAAACGTATGACATAGAAGTCTGGTTGCCATCTTACAATGCATATAAAGAAATTTCTTCTTGTAGCAACGATACCGATTTCCAAGCAAGAAGAGGCAACATGCGCTATAGAACGAAAGACGGAAAGCTCAATTACGTTCACACACTGAATGGCTCAGGTCTTGCGATAGGAAGAACACTTGTCGCTATTATGGAGAACTATCAGAATCCTGACGGTACAATAACTGTGCCAGAAGTGCTTAGGCCTTACATGAAAACTGACGTAATAAAACCAATGAAGTAA
- the dxs gene encoding 1-deoxy-D-xylulose-5-phosphate synthase — protein sequence MQEFNAIFGEDKTLIEKIRKMDYEELRSFAQEIRKYMIDVTSVNGGHLASNLGTVELTLALYRVFDPYEDYVIWDTGHQTYTHKLLTGRWDAFKTLRTFGGISGFTNVFEAKVDRFGAGHVGTSIAAALGVEKALKLQNKKANVVVVIGDGALTSGQALEALNQVKAQDSKIKIILNSNGMSISKNVGGLSQVLEALRTSKIYITIKEKLKKGFNEAVEFELKKIREVLKVALIGEDFFESIGLKHFGPVDGHDVRSLEEALRQVKDYPYPTILTVFTIKGKGYYFSEQNPTKFHGVDKFDPDSGIFEKPEGTYSYSEVFGTTLTKIASQDDKVVALTAAMPDGTGLSQFSKQFPERVVDLGITEQSVVTYAGGLATMGFKPVVAIYSTFLQRAYDQIIHDIALQNLDVLFAIDRAGLVGTDGPTHHGVFDIAYLKLIPNMKILTPLDGQDLANMLWTVLKERDKYKGPIAIRYPRDVEFGNLEEICGKIEIADPFKWQLLAEGKEVALLAVGVLAKKYLDIARANGWSLIGVRSVKPLDEDMLEKIFETHKYVFTIEEGAELGGFGESVARKYLRDYADNYECKVQVIGIRDEFIPHGARDELIRYVGLDSTNIEQLIKKYMMKGVRL from the coding sequence ATGCAAGAGTTCAACGCAATTTTCGGCGAGGATAAAACCTTGATAGAAAAGATTAGAAAAATGGATTACGAAGAGCTTCGTTCTTTTGCTCAGGAGATTAGAAAATACATGATTGATGTGACCTCCGTCAACGGAGGTCACTTGGCTTCCAATTTAGGAACTGTCGAATTAACCCTCGCACTATATCGAGTCTTTGACCCATACGAGGACTACGTTATTTGGGACACGGGACATCAAACGTACACTCACAAACTATTGACAGGTAGATGGGATGCGTTTAAAACACTTCGGACCTTTGGCGGGATATCAGGGTTTACGAACGTGTTTGAAGCGAAGGTGGATAGATTCGGTGCAGGGCATGTTGGAACCTCGATAGCAGCCGCATTAGGTGTGGAAAAAGCATTAAAGTTGCAAAACAAAAAGGCTAACGTTGTGGTGGTCATAGGTGATGGTGCGCTGACAAGTGGACAAGCTCTAGAAGCACTCAACCAAGTTAAAGCGCAGGATTCAAAGATAAAGATAATACTTAACAGCAATGGAATGAGCATTTCCAAAAATGTTGGTGGGCTGTCCCAAGTACTTGAGGCTCTCAGAACGAGCAAGATTTATATAACAATCAAAGAGAAGCTGAAAAAAGGGTTCAACGAAGCTGTTGAGTTTGAATTGAAAAAGATTAGAGAGGTTTTAAAAGTTGCACTCATTGGTGAGGACTTCTTTGAATCCATAGGTTTAAAACATTTTGGACCTGTTGACGGGCATGACGTGAGGTCTTTAGAAGAAGCTCTAAGACAAGTTAAAGACTATCCATATCCGACGATACTCACAGTATTTACAATAAAGGGTAAAGGCTATTATTTCTCCGAGCAAAATCCTACAAAATTCCATGGTGTGGATAAATTTGATCCAGATTCTGGCATTTTTGAAAAGCCTGAGGGAACTTACTCCTACAGTGAAGTCTTTGGAACGACATTGACAAAAATTGCTTCCCAGGATGATAAAGTTGTTGCATTGACTGCTGCAATGCCTGATGGAACAGGGCTCAGTCAATTTTCAAAACAATTTCCAGAAAGGGTTGTTGACTTGGGTATAACCGAACAATCTGTGGTTACCTATGCTGGTGGCTTAGCGACTATGGGGTTCAAACCTGTGGTAGCAATATATTCTACATTCTTGCAAAGAGCCTATGATCAGATAATTCACGATATCGCACTCCAAAATCTGGATGTTCTATTCGCCATTGACAGAGCGGGCTTAGTGGGAACAGATGGTCCAACGCACCACGGAGTGTTTGATATAGCTTATCTCAAACTAATTCCAAATATGAAGATACTAACACCGCTTGATGGCCAAGATCTTGCCAATATGTTGTGGACGGTCCTAAAAGAAAGGGATAAGTACAAAGGTCCCATTGCCATAAGATACCCACGTGATGTGGAATTTGGCAATTTAGAGGAAATTTGTGGTAAAATAGAAATCGCTGACCCCTTTAAATGGCAGTTACTTGCGGAAGGGAAGGAAGTAGCTTTACTAGCTGTTGGTGTGCTTGCAAAGAAATATTTGGATATAGCAAGAGCAAATGGGTGGAGTTTGATTGGAGTGAGAAGTGTAAAACCGTTAGATGAAGATATGCTCGAAAAAATTTTCGAAACGCACAAATACGTTTTTACTATAGAAGAGGGAGCAGAACTTGGTGGATTTGGGGAGAGTGTTGCTAGGAAATACCTAAGGGATTATGCAGACAATTACGAATGCAAAGTACAAGTCATTGGTATACGAGATGAATTTATACCGCATGGCGCAAGGGATGAACTTATAAGGTACGTTGGACTTGACAGCACCAATATTGAACAATTAATAAAAAAATACATGATGAAAGGAGTGAGATTATGA
- a CDS encoding Asp23/Gls24 family envelope stress response protein, whose amino-acid sequence MKFQTEYGEVEITVNAIRRLVYLAVLETYGPISIGSDNWFSRWFSSEEGKIKVEEDEYGHLKIDIFVEVEFGTKVTEVGKNIEENVIHKLRAFANCENPEVNVHIIGVR is encoded by the coding sequence ATGAAGTTCCAAACAGAATACGGTGAGGTTGAAATTACCGTTAACGCTATAAGGAGACTAGTTTATCTCGCAGTCCTTGAAACTTATGGACCTATAAGCATAGGTTCCGACAATTGGTTTTCAAGATGGTTTTCCTCCGAGGAGGGTAAGATAAAGGTTGAAGAAGACGAATACGGACACTTAAAAATTGATATATTTGTTGAAGTAGAATTCGGTACAAAGGTCACAGAGGTTGGTAAGAACATAGAAGAAAATGTCATTCACAAACTCCGTGCATTCGCGAACTGTGAAAATCCAGAAGTGAACGTGCACATCATCGGCGTGCGATGA
- a CDS encoding DAK2 domain-containing protein: MKGAENLLAHRDEINALNVFPVPDGDTGSNMSSTMLEACKYLENVTDEKLSNVLDAIKRGTLMGARGNSGVILSQIFRGFCETLSKKSKLTVADFVKGIKGAKETAYKAVLRPVEGTILTVVRVLDEHSKELANLESFEALFEKMEELALDTVKKTPSLLPKLREANVVDAGAKGLYYIIQGFKMYALGDTSINLEGVETRPSEEITIAYEELTYQYCTELIVRTKKPITNGTQKLLENYLNSIGDSVVFFVQDDIIKLHVHTNNPGQVIEEFLKHGELLKVKIDNMKEQHEHVVGEAYAKKERKKIAYVAVSPGEGISKVLKDLGVDEIISGGQSMNPSMADILDAIRRANAENVIVFPNNSNIILAAEQAAKTAEQEGIKVYVVKTTNVQQSISAMIYRVGEEIEEIITSIEEAVKKTIAISITIAVRDSKYAGEKIKKDEYLGFLNKELVAHHKNLVDVLDKIYQKCKLEEHEILTVFVGSSATPIEQSIVEKYTKKKYPNIQIEFIEGGQPHYPFLMMVE, encoded by the coding sequence ATGAAAGGTGCCGAAAATTTGCTTGCTCATAGGGATGAAATAAATGCACTGAATGTTTTTCCCGTTCCAGACGGGGATACAGGTTCGAATATGAGTTCTACAATGCTCGAAGCGTGTAAATATCTTGAAAACGTTACCGACGAAAAGCTGAGCAATGTCCTAGATGCTATAAAGCGAGGTACCTTGATGGGGGCAAGGGGGAATTCTGGAGTAATCCTCTCCCAGATATTCAGAGGTTTTTGTGAGACACTCTCGAAAAAAAGCAAACTCACGGTTGCAGATTTTGTAAAGGGCATAAAAGGTGCTAAAGAGACTGCTTATAAGGCAGTTCTAAGACCTGTAGAAGGTACTATCCTTACAGTAGTACGAGTACTTGACGAACATTCGAAAGAACTTGCAAACCTCGAAAGTTTTGAAGCGCTTTTTGAGAAGATGGAAGAGCTTGCACTTGATACAGTGAAAAAAACCCCATCATTGTTGCCAAAACTAAGAGAGGCGAATGTTGTCGATGCGGGTGCAAAAGGTTTGTATTACATCATCCAGGGGTTCAAAATGTACGCCTTGGGTGATACATCAATAAACCTGGAAGGTGTTGAAACAAGACCTTCAGAAGAAATAACCATAGCATATGAAGAACTAACGTATCAATATTGTACGGAACTCATCGTCAGAACCAAGAAGCCGATAACTAATGGTACACAAAAGCTGTTGGAAAATTATTTAAATTCAATAGGCGATTCCGTCGTCTTCTTTGTCCAGGATGATATTATCAAACTCCATGTTCATACGAACAATCCAGGACAAGTCATTGAAGAGTTCCTAAAACATGGAGAACTATTAAAGGTTAAAATCGACAACATGAAAGAACAACATGAACACGTTGTTGGAGAAGCGTATGCAAAGAAGGAGAGAAAGAAAATAGCCTATGTTGCTGTTTCGCCCGGCGAAGGGATTTCCAAAGTGCTCAAAGACCTTGGTGTTGATGAAATCATCTCCGGTGGTCAATCGATGAATCCAAGTATGGCTGATATACTTGACGCTATAAGACGCGCCAATGCGGAAAACGTTATCGTCTTTCCAAACAACTCGAACATAATACTGGCGGCAGAACAAGCAGCGAAGACTGCAGAACAAGAAGGAATAAAGGTCTACGTTGTAAAAACAACCAACGTTCAACAAAGCATTTCAGCGATGATTTACAGGGTGGGAGAAGAAATTGAAGAAATAATAACCAGTATAGAAGAGGCGGTAAAAAAGACAATAGCGATATCAATTACAATTGCTGTAAGAGATTCCAAATACGCAGGTGAAAAGATTAAGAAAGATGAATACCTAGGTTTCTTGAACAAAGAACTTGTTGCACACCACAAGAATTTGGTTGATGTGCTTGATAAGATTTACCAAAAATGCAAACTTGAGGAACACGAGATTCTTACCGTATTCGTCGGCTCAAGTGCGACCCCTATTGAGCAAAGTATTGTCGAAAAATACACCAAGAAGAAATATCCAAACATACAGATAGAATTTATCGAAGGAGGTCAGCCACACTATCCGTTCCTTATGATGGTTGAGTAG
- a CDS encoding SoxR reducing system RseC family protein gives MRELMTVKNVDERYVYLSLNVDKVACASCALSGSCSIQNESSKKGIFKIDKRNVNQDLLPLMPGDLVVVDFKYNPAILSLIVYGIPLAGFILGTLIGYLLKLSDIVSFILALVFTGVGALLTRIYDRKYKIEIIDVRRNTVTISTETTEQLS, from the coding sequence ATGAGGGAATTAATGACAGTTAAAAATGTCGATGAGCGTTACGTATATCTTTCTTTAAACGTTGACAAAGTAGCATGCGCTTCATGTGCGTTATCAGGTTCTTGTTCAATTCAAAACGAGAGCTCCAAAAAGGGAATTTTCAAGATTGATAAAAGAAATGTAAATCAAGATTTACTTCCTCTCATGCCAGGTGATTTGGTAGTTGTTGATTTCAAATACAACCCGGCGATACTATCGCTAATTGTTTATGGTATACCTTTGGCAGGCTTTATCCTTGGCACGCTTATTGGTTACTTACTAAAACTTTCCGACATTGTCTCTTTCATACTTGCGTTGGTTTTTACCGGAGTTGGAGCGTTGCTAACGAGAATTTACGACAGGAAATATAAAATAGAGATAATAGACGTTAGAAGAAACACGGTGACAATAAGTACGGAAACTACGGAACAACTTTCCTAA
- a CDS encoding alpha/beta hydrolase: MVYHFKKGTGNKGWVVIVHGLGEHIGRYEKLINMLVENDFGVIGFDLPGHGKSSGKRGHTSIEEVIDLIDEITKTVNSFILFGHSLGGLIAVRYTEERPNKVSKLIVSSPALQLEPKPSQIAMLKIFSVLAPSLTVKNGINPDLLSRNKDAVHRYVTDPLVHDKISIKLGKSMLHNVQLAHERASRIKCPVVVLIGTEDKVTPPQGARKFYEELDTQKIIEEFEGGYHELFEDPEHGEEFHNKILHYIKDWAIDKVAEER, encoded by the coding sequence ATGGTGTACCATTTCAAAAAAGGAACGGGTAATAAGGGTTGGGTTGTTATTGTACACGGTCTTGGTGAGCATATAGGTAGATATGAGAAGCTCATTAACATGCTTGTGGAAAACGATTTCGGTGTTATTGGATTCGATTTACCTGGTCATGGTAAAAGCTCCGGTAAACGTGGACATACCTCTATTGAAGAAGTTATAGATTTAATCGATGAAATCACAAAAACAGTTAATTCCTTTATCCTTTTCGGACACAGTCTGGGAGGGCTCATCGCTGTACGCTACACAGAAGAAAGACCGAATAAAGTTTCCAAACTTATTGTGTCTTCTCCCGCACTCCAACTAGAACCGAAACCAAGTCAGATAGCGATGTTGAAAATATTCTCAGTTTTGGCACCTTCACTAACTGTGAAAAATGGTATAAACCCTGACCTTTTATCGAGGAATAAAGACGCGGTCCATAGATATGTTACGGATCCCCTTGTTCACGACAAAATCTCGATTAAGCTTGGCAAGAGTATGTTGCACAACGTCCAATTAGCACATGAGAGGGCTTCAAGAATCAAATGTCCTGTAGTTGTCCTAATAGGCACAGAAGATAAAGTAACACCTCCGCAAGGAGCACGTAAGTTTTACGAAGAACTTGATACACAAAAGATAATTGAAGAATTTGAAGGTGGTTACCATGAACTCTTTGAAGACCCAGAACATGGCGAAGAATTTCACAACAAAATCTTACATTATATAAAAGATTGGGCTATAGATAAGGTGGCTGAAGAGCGATAA
- the fliW gene encoding flagellar assembly protein FliW has translation MGVHKTRFGELEINDNEIITFPNGIPGFEELRKFAILNIPETQPIQWLVSLEDENISFPLIDPWLILENYEVDLSKQDLDILQVDDPSDLVVWSIVTIPVGKPELATVNLKAPVVVNIKKGIGIQVILEKYELKHPIVSAKEPESQSDDRNGKEESGV, from the coding sequence ATGGGAGTTCACAAAACAAGGTTTGGTGAGCTGGAGATAAACGATAATGAAATTATAACCTTTCCAAATGGAATACCGGGTTTTGAAGAACTCAGAAAATTTGCAATTTTGAACATCCCAGAAACGCAACCAATTCAATGGCTTGTCAGTTTAGAAGATGAAAACATATCTTTTCCTCTCATAGACCCTTGGCTGATTTTGGAAAACTATGAGGTAGATTTATCAAAACAAGACTTAGATATTTTGCAAGTTGATGACCCTTCAGACTTGGTTGTTTGGAGTATTGTTACTATCCCTGTTGGGAAACCTGAACTGGCAACGGTAAACCTAAAGGCTCCAGTTGTGGTAAACATAAAAAAGGGAATAGGCATTCAAGTTATACTTGAAAAGTATGAACTAAAGCATCCCATAGTTTCTGCAAAAGAACCAGAGAGTCAATCTGATGATAGAAATGGCAAAGAAGAGAGTGGTGTTTGA
- the csrA gene encoding carbon storage regulator CsrA, which produces MLVLSRRVGESIIIGDNIEVKVLKIDGNAVKIGIIAPADVRIYREEVYKTIAQSNKMATGAASQIETVMKLKEVIDGDKDR; this is translated from the coding sequence ATGCTTGTACTGTCAAGAAGAGTTGGAGAGAGCATAATAATTGGTGATAACATAGAAGTGAAAGTGCTGAAAATCGACGGTAATGCTGTTAAAATAGGCATAATCGCACCGGCTGACGTAAGAATTTACCGTGAAGAGGTCTACAAAACTATAGCTCAAAGCAACAAAATGGCCACCGGTGCTGCATCACAAATAGAGACGGTAATGAAATTGAAGGAGGTTATTGACGGTGATAAAGATAGATGA
- the gatC gene encoding Asp-tRNA(Asn)/Glu-tRNA(Gln) amidotransferase subunit GatC, which translates to MIKIDDKLIDHLSKLARLTFEESEKLKSDLQKIIDYFEILSEVDIESLEPMYTPIEEPCKLRVSEPKSYDNVESIIENFPEKEGRFIKVPSIYG; encoded by the coding sequence GTGATAAAGATAGATGACAAACTTATTGACCATCTTTCCAAGCTCGCACGTTTAACTTTTGAGGAATCGGAGAAATTAAAATCCGACTTGCAGAAAATCATTGACTATTTTGAAATACTTTCCGAGGTTGATATCGAAAGTCTCGAACCGATGTACACACCTATAGAGGAACCATGCAAGCTTAGAGTGTCGGAGCCAAAGTCATATGATAATGTTGAGAGCATTATTGAAAACTTTCCTGAAAAGGAAGGCCGATTCATCAAAGTTCCAAGTATCTACGGTTGA
- a CDS encoding YraN family protein: MIMLRALLKTFLKRKADSSKFQVSTVDVTINWKKAEELAAEFLKRNGYKILERNYRTPFGEIDIIAKRGETYVFVEVKSGTGVQINPSERVDMKKYERINRSAEYYLRGKRYSKAQIDVIEIINNEKLEIRHYKNVGWDFV, translated from the coding sequence ATGATAATGTTGAGAGCATTATTGAAAACTTTCCTGAAAAGGAAGGCCGATTCATCAAAGTTCCAAGTATCTACGGTTGATGTAACAATCAACTGGAAAAAGGCGGAAGAACTCGCTGCAGAATTCTTAAAACGCAACGGCTATAAAATACTTGAAAGAAACTATCGCACGCCATTTGGTGAGATAGATATAATTGCAAAGCGCGGTGAAACTTACGTGTTTGTCGAAGTAAAATCCGGCACAGGTGTTCAAATTAATCCTTCCGAGCGTGTTGATATGAAGAAGTACGAAAGAATAAACCGCAGTGCGGAATATTATTTGAGGGGTAAGCGGTATTCAAAAGCCCAAATTGATGTTATTGAAATTATAAACAACGAGAAATTAGAAATAAGACACTACAAGAACGTAGGGTGGGATTTTGTATGA
- the smpB gene encoding SsrA-binding protein SmpB gives MKIIATNKKAYTDYIIDETYEAGIVLVGTEVKSLREHGASFKDSFCRIKDGEIYLLNLHIPPYRFGNIYNHDPERPRKLLLHRKQIDRIWGKIRQEGYTVIPTKIYFNDRGIVKVEIAVAKGKKSHDKREEIKKKEIDKRIKEYLKR, from the coding sequence ATGAAGATAATAGCAACCAATAAGAAGGCGTACACTGATTACATTATAGATGAGACATATGAAGCTGGCATCGTCCTCGTTGGCACAGAAGTAAAGTCTTTGAGGGAACACGGTGCAAGCTTCAAAGATTCATTTTGTCGAATAAAAGACGGGGAGATATATTTGCTGAATTTGCACATACCACCATACCGGTTTGGAAATATCTACAACCACGACCCTGAAAGGCCTAGAAAATTACTATTACATAGAAAGCAGATAGACAGAATATGGGGCAAAATTAGACAAGAGGGATATACTGTGATTCCGACAAAAATCTATTTCAATGACCGAGGAATAGTCAAGGTAGAAATTGCAGTTGCAAAAGGTAAAAAGAGTCACGACAAACGTGAGGAAATCAAAAAGAAGGAAATCGATAAGAGAATAAAAGAGTACTTGAAAAGATAA